In the genome of Augochlora pura isolate Apur16 chromosome 8, APUR_v2.2.1, whole genome shotgun sequence, one region contains:
- the Sec16 gene encoding endoplasmic reticulum export factor secretory 16 isoform X2 has protein sequence MSNPYRARPARSKVDHNLGYGAHNQNMWNPISRVQPDISSSDSMQQQTAVMNQSKQTADPWNNLWNWDFDKQANNQQQQQQPPQQDQQPQQHYAPPYKNQGQVTSNSVQDHYYQNVNGNKTDLINQNIMPDGNMHGTTSNKQPISNHSDSYPSYMNYPYQQYPPPPRPISEKSASLDYDRSQWTNEPQPQTVPYPPQKSSAQSQEDQAGYPFLAGSNYNWHKPGQTNSMPPNNWQNKAATDWQDPEMDTSIKSFDDMGNQCPPSSLQRSRSYPRPPAAPENTKIEHSTNDANSWPNQMNVSAFPWGKPNYESVQPNQGQQTQNSSINDFSSWSQPTSTDPLQQWKHTNESHSSQWLQEQRDNNNLAEENMKPDNAGVVSSNDWQPNRTVPPHYSLPNMPPPVESGIEPEERKKSIPALISKDPAMHAKTNVSKTQLSDSRLNMSSTPETVSTVASSENVSVQENNEFNSVGDLADWGKNVLPDELPTKLEQMSLGPKTSKLLEHQNESSETPISVASGDVWNQSTTSHNSTADQIPVAPSDYPGTVSELPHSIDNQAVVNQEHSAQSGNQAASLAPIDNVVQSGYDQWYKQNTLPRSDCSTTFFKDWIAEQNVENYEIIQQPAEFVNLEVVTPSLQERDIYGSRDSINKETLDNDPKPVVNPVKEAVSTRDFRLEVNNVEVPTAQQPTRSLPPLQPEQVPDNYEFASNDRNTFLETGELTDSHQEHEPTPPSQDDENDEVPNDIPFLREVPGQSSSIDPRRNDPTGQEQYVQSAQRLSDPRRNDPSGQEQGLQLRNIADRSERRDIPPGQERSVSLLSRSDSDTLERRNDPSGRERSLPPQQSRNDPSGEERQQSQPQIMLEPSETREVPGRGNEPEEPNQQTDENLRQIPGGASPNEVIQSLDDRPNGRVVTGSQEVPSASSAISDQVSDSRSKREEAVGASIRDAQGASSSSNRRDSYDENDEGSGNSREDSRERRRDSSSERRRYEYERKNYYDREREYDDDYYYDRRRGAETDRSYNSRDEFDRREMPYREDDRKHPSRDDLDRHAREDLERRNKPKDDLDERDSRRRPDDRRRDRGEDVRRREREIRDYDPRHPRDRDYLDRDRRRDDRRPRRYDDFDVRDPYYDDPYSRGSRPSSRSSYNDRDRAYYMRSREHYYGYNGYPGYDYGVHYASNYYAYIENLRRTNPAAYSEWYHKYYANQHQQQLVSRGVSNYPEDRASVHSGRSSCDDRTTGEKRTLGDTSVLEDSTSASARMTPTKFSTSHAYGYFSIGSLIHVLPSYPTDGERAKVEILKLDNLLSHDPVTRDLRAYPGPLIKGVTHKKTIIEYCENKIKKAAANEEMIDRASYILLYELMIILIQQNGNVVGVDIAALLLRNKETYPYELNKKSQDSGRRESVISQRSGLAGDGFQGSQESSAVASEKLEIKPRKSIEQITDEFRNTLLYGLVQEALEYAMTEGLWGHALFLASKLDKRTHASVMTRFANSLPYHDPLQTLYQLHSGRVPAVVTGISDPRWDDWRPHLAMIICNTSNPEINRRSITTLGDTLSARGDIHAAHFCYILSQVDFGAYEASNVKLVLIGANHHKPYKTFLTTEAVMLTEIYEYARNLSEPGFTLVDLQTFKFDLALKMMDHGLIEKALLYIEQIAVNITNEPSKYKKSFICAVYNLGDRIKYHDPVYKDSTDEAVTLAWFDNLAEIVSKCYSGEIVENDTYGSQAKQESYSSMQNQDMYEMKHPQQQLQQQQQAQLWNPPQPDYREGPTSMMEIPSTDAQSEWQPLSLPSNMPDTYDQSIQYSRNNEESYQQPQQQDYWNQDSYYQNNYGRNDSTVNNWQQQSTGGPYPPEQGDTDNSQLQENWNYEAEREDKTATPEVSNYALTADSNIGPDEWSLDGTNISSLRRRKILSDSLAKPQIDSRSSESNIIGSSSSSVSNPYRSSKLEETKSTKPPKMITYPKITATYPKLLPSNKLSSRDVKKIKKIDGRYVKPPSSQPPVFLKCKVKKKSDHDNDNSVPNDPEPLINEDSLTSPAATTDLDVQFTEVSLESISKLDSRVGRGSPRPPDTDSQTLKQYCNFEDKKVMRVAPHIRRKDVICDTVDAWSYSNPAQNSSEFFRYKPLVFGGTYPIDLPVRPVRSDLNLAELTEFPVEKSIIKTYDIDVPTNCE, from the exons ATGAGT AACCCCTATAGAGCTAGACCTGCAAGGTCTAAAGTAGACCATAATTTAGGATATGGAGCCCATAATCAAAATATGTGGAATCCGATATCGAGAGTCCAACCAGATATATCATCCAGTGATTCCATGCAACAACAAACCGCGGTTATGAATCAGTCAAAACAGACTGCTGATCCTTGGAATAATTTATGGAATTGGGACTTTGATAAGCAGGCGAATAatcagcaacaacaacagcaacctCCTCAACAAGATCAACAACCACAACAGCATTACGCACCGCCATATAAAAATCAAGGACAGGTGACATCCAATTCTGTTCAGgatcattattatcaaaatgttAATGGCAATAAAACTGATTTGATTAATCAGAATATTATGCCGGATGGAAATATGCATGGAACAACTAGTAACAAACAACCAATTTCAAACCATTCGGATTCCTATCCATCTTATATGAATTATCCATACCAACAATACCCGCCGCCGCCTAGACctatttctgaaaaatctgCATCTTTGGATTACGATCGTTCTCAGTGGACAAACGAGCCTCAGCCACAAACTGTTCCATATCCGCCACAAAAGTCCTCTGCACAAAGTCAGGAGGATCAAGCAGGATATCCTTTTTTAGCTGGTAGCAATTATAATTGGCACAAGCCGGGTCAAACGAATTCAATGCCTCCAAATAATTGGCAGAACAAAGCAGCGACCGATTGGCAGGATCCAGAAATGGATACAAGCATAAAAAGCTTTGATGATATGGGTAATCAATGTCCACCGTCGTCGCTACAACGAAGTAGGTCGTATCCGCGGCCTCCAGCCGCGCCGGAGAACACAAAGATAGAACATTCCACAAACGATGCGAATAGTTGGCCAAATCAAATGAACGTGTCGGCGTTTCCATGGGGCAAACCAAATTATGAGTCTGTACAGCCGAATCAAGGACAACAGACACAAAATTCTAGTATTAATGATTTCAGTTCCTGGTCTCAGCCGACAAGCACGGATCCTCTGCAGCAGTGGAAGCATACAAACGAGTCGCATAGTAGCCAATGGTTGCAAGAGCAACGGGACAACAATAACTTGGCAGAAGAGAATATGAAGCCAGATAATGCTGGTGTTGTTTCTTCAAATGATTGGCAACCAAATCGTACAGTACCACCTCACTATTCGCTACCGAACATGCCTCCGCCTGTAGAATCTGGCATAGAGCcggaagagaggaagaaatcTATACCCGCGTTAATCTCGAAAGATCCTGCAATGCATGCAAAAACAAATGTCTCGAAGACTCAGTTATCTGACTCTCGATTGAACATGTCGTCCACTCCAGAAACTGTATCCACCGTTGCGAGTTCAGAAAATGTTTCCGTGCAAGAGAACAATGAGTTCAATTCGGTGGGTGACTTAGCAGACTGGGGAAAGAATGTTTTACCAGACGAACTGCCTACAAAATTAGAACAGATGAGCCTTGGCCCCAAGACTAGCAAACTTCTGGAACATCAGAACGAATCCTCCGAAACTCCGATTTCTGTTGCATCCGGCGATGTATGGAACCAAAGCACGACTTCCCATAATTCCACCGCAGATCAGATTCCCGTAGCGCCTTCGGACTATCCTGGTACTGTTTCTGAGCTTCCCCATTCCATTGATAATCAGGCAGTGGTAAATCAAGAACATTCTGCACAAAGTGGAAATCAGGCAGCGAGCCTTGCACCAATAGACAATGTGGTGCAAAGTGGATACGACCAATGGTACAAACAGAACACGCTACCGCGTTCTGATTGTTCTACCACATTTTTCAAGGATTGGATCGCTGAGCAGAACGTCGAGAATTATGAGATAATTCAACAGCCTgcagaatttgttaatttggAGGTAGTCACGCCATCGTTGCAGGAACGCGATATCTACGGGTCGAgggattcgataaataaagaaacgttGGATAACGATCCAAAACCGGTTGTTAATCCTGTTAAGGAGGCTGTCAGCACGCGCGATTTTCGGCTAGAGGTGAATAACGTCGAGGTGCCTACTGCTCAACAACCGACGCGGTCTCTTCCACCTCTCCAACCGGAACAA GTACCCGACAATTATGAGTTCGCGTCGAACGATAGGAATACGTTCTTGGAGACTGGAGAGCTGACAGACTCACATCAGGAGCACGAGCCGACTCCACCGAGCCAAGATGATGAAAACGATGAAGTGCCTAATGATATTCCTTTCCTGCGAGAGGTACCAGGTCAATCGAGCTCCATAGACCCACGCCGAAACGATCCAACTGGCCAGGAGCAGTACGTCCAGTCTGCTCAGAGGCTATCGGATCCAAGGAGGAACGATCCCTCGGGTCAGGAGCAGGGACTGCAATTGAGGAACATCGCTGATAGATCCGAACGGCGGGATATTCCTCCTGGTCAGGAGAGAAGCGTTTCTCTGCTCTCGCGATCAGACTCGGACACGTTGGAACGTCGAAACGATCCATCTGGTAGAGAACGCTCGTTGCCTCCTCAACAATCTCGGAACGATCCTTCTGGAGAGGAGAGGCAGCAGTCGCAACCTCAGATCATGTTAGAACCCAGTGAGACACGGGAAGTTCCTGGTAGGGGCAACGAACCCGAAGAGCCTAATCAGCAAACAGATGAGAATCTTAGGCAGATACCCGGAGGTGCATCTCCCAACGAGGTTATCCAGTCCTTGGACGATAGACCTAATGGAAGAGTAGTCACAGGGTCTCAGGAAGTTCCTTCTGCGAGCT CTGCTATATCGGATCAAGTTAGTGATTCGAGAAGTAAGCGAGAGGAAGCTGTTGGAGCATCTATACGCGATGCCCAAGGAGCTTCCAGTTCCTCAAATCGCAGAGACTCGTACGATGAAAATGATGAAGGATCCGGGAACAGCAGGGAAGACAGTAGGGAAAGGCGACGTGACAGCAGCTCGGAACGAAGACGATACGAATATGAACGAAAGAATTATTACGATCGTGAACGAGAATACGACGACGACTATTATTATGACCGTCGTCGCGGTGCAGAGACCGATCGATCCTACAATAGTCGCGACGAATTCGATCGTCGAGAAATGCCTTACAGGGAGGACGATCGGAAGCATCCTAGTAGGGACGATTTGGATAGACACGCCCGAGAAGATTTGGAAAGGAGGAACAAACCTAAAGACGATCTCGATGAACGGGACAGTAGGAGACGACCCGACGACCGTAGACGAGATAGGGGCGAGGATGTACGTCGTAGAGAAAGGGAGATCCGGGATTACGATCCCCGGCATCCTAGAGACCGGGATTATCTAGATCGAGATAGAAGAAGGGACGATAGACGACCGAGACGATACGATGACTTCGATGTCAGAGATCCTTATTACGATGATCCGTATAGTAGGGG GTCTAGACCATCCAGTAGGTCATCCTATAACGATAGAGATCGAGCTTACTATATGAGGTCGAGGGAACATTACTATGGTTACAATG GTTACCCTGGATATGATTATGGTGTTCATTATGCTAGTAATTATTACGCGTACATAGAGAATTTACGACGGACGAATCCTGCTGCCTATTCGGAATGGTATCACAAGTATTATGCCAATCAGCATCAGCAACAGCTTGTGTCCCGTGGAGTCAGTAATTATCCAGAAGATAGGGCCAGCGTTCACTCGGGTCGTAGCTCTTGCGACGATAG AACAACCGGTGAGAAACGTACTTTAGGCGACACATCTGTGCTTGAGGACTCGACGAGTGCTTCGGCAAGGATGACACCTACTAAGTTTTCAACTTCCCATGCATACG GATATTTCTCGATCGGTTCGTTGATTCATGTGCTTCCATCTTACCCAACCGATGGTGAAAGAGCCAAAGTGGAGATTCTTAAATTGGACAATCTACTTTCACATGATCCCGTGACGCGTGATTTACGGGCGTATCCTGGACCTTTAATTAA AGGTGTCACTCATAAAAAGACAATTATCGAATACTgcgagaataaaataaaaaaagcagcGGCGAACGAAGAGATGATCGATCGTGCCTCGTACATACTTTTGTATGAATTAATGATCATACTGATTCAGCAGAACGGC AATGTTGTCGGCGTCGACATAGCGGCATTGCTGCTTAGGAACAAGGAAACGTATCCTTACGAATTAAACAAGAAATCGCAGGATTCGGGAAGAAGAGAGTCTGTAATCTCTCAAAGATCGGGACTAGCTGGAGATGGATTTCAAGGTAGTCAAGAAAGTAGTGCGGTTGCTTCAGAGAAACTTGAAATTAAACCGCGGAAAAGCATCGAGCAAATAACAGACGAATTTCGAAATACACTGCTCTACGGTTTAGTTCAAGAAGCGCTGG AGTATGCTATGACTGAGGGACTTTGGGGGCATGCGTTGTTCTTGGCCAGTAAGCTGGACAAACGCACTCACGCATCGGTGATGACACGATTTGCCAATAGTTTACCGTATCATGACCCATTGCAAACACTGTACCAACTGCATTCTGGTCGTGTACCTGCCGTCGTCACCGGTATCTCGGATCCGCGCTGGGATGATTGGAGACCCCATTTAGCTATGATCATTTGCAACACTTCTAACCCTGAAATTAACCGTCGCTCTATCACAACTCTCGGGGACACACTTTCCGCGCGAGGAGACATTCACGCTGCCCACTTCTGCTACATCCTCTCGCAAGTCGACTTCGGGGCCTATGAAGCTAGCAATGTGAAGCTAGTGCTAATCGGTGCAAATCACCATAAGCCTTACAAGACGTTCCTTACGACGGAAGCGGTGATGCTTACAGAAATCTACGAATACGCAAGAAACCTCAGCGAGCCAGGATTTACGTTGGTCGATCTGCAGACCTTCAAGTTTGATCTGGCGTTGAAGATGATGGATCATGGACTGATTGAAAAAGCGTTATTGTACATAGAACAAATTGCGGTGAATATCACCAATGAGCCGTCGAAATACAAGAAGTCGTTCATCTGCGCGGTGTACAATCTTGGGGACAGGATCAAGTATCATGACCCAGTTTACAAAGACTCCACCGACGAAGCTGTAACTTTAGCTTGGTTCGATAATTTAGCTGAAATTGTTAGCAAATGCTAT tCTGGCGAAATAGTTGAAAACGATACCTATGGGTCACAAGCGAAGCAGGAGTCATACAGTAGTATGCAGAATCAGGACATGTATGAGATGAAGCACCCGCAACAGCAACtacaacagcaacagcaagCCCAACTTTGGAATCCTCCTCAACCGGATTACAGAGAGGGACCAACGTCGATGATGGAGATTCCCTCGACTGATGCGCAATCAGAATGGCAACCTTTATCATTGCCATCCAATATGCCGGACACATACGACCAATCCATTCAATATTCGAGAAACAATGAGGAATCCTATCAACAGCCGCAGCAACAAGATTACTGGAACCAAGACTCCTATTATCAGAATAATTATGGCAGAAACGACAGTACTGTTAACAACTGGCAACAGCAATCAACAGGTGGACCATATCCCCCGGAACAAGGTGACACCGACAATTCTCAGCTGCAGGAAAACTGGAACTATGAG GCGGAAAGAGAAGATAAAACAGCAACTCCTGAAGTAAGTAATTACGCGCTCACTGCGGATAGTAATATCGGTCCTGACGAGTGGTCGTTGGACGGGACCAACATTAGCTCGTTACGTCGACGCAAAATATTAAGCGATTCGCTAGCGAAACCACAAATCGATTCCCGTTCCTCCGAATCGAATATTATAGGTAGCTCATCGTCGTCGGTTTCGAATCCCTATCGGTCAAGCAAGTTAGAGGAGACCAAGTCCACGAAACCTCCGAAAATGATCACCTATCCAAAGATCACGGCGACCTATCCAAAACTTTTGCCGAGCAACAAACTTTCTTCGAGAGACGTGAAAAAGATTAAGAAGATAGATGGTAGATACGTGAAGCCGCCCTCCTCGCAACCGCCTGTGTTCTTGAAATGCAAAGTCAAAAAGAAGTCGGACCACGATAACGATAATTCAGTACCGAACGATCCGGAGCCTTTAATTAACGAAGATAGTTTAACTTCACCGGCGGCCACCACCGATTTAGACGTACAGTTCACAGAGGTCAGCTTGGAGTCGATCTCCAAACTGGACTCGCGGGTAGGAAGAGGATCGCCCCGGCCTCCCGATACCGATAGTCAGACTTTGAAACAGTACTGTAACTTCGAGGACAAAAAGGTCATGAGAGTAGCCCCCCACATCCGCAGGAAAGACGTGATTTGTGACACGGTAGATGCGTGGTCCTACTCGAACCCCGCACAGAATTCCTCAGAATTTTTTCGGTACAAGCCGCTTGTCTTCGGCGGAACCTATCCGATAGATTTGCCGGTTAGGCCTGTTCGAAGTGATCTTAACTTGGCCGAGCTTACCGAATTCCCTGTCGAAAAGTCAATCATAAAAACATACGATATCGATGTTCCAACGAATTGTGAGTAG